In the Alphaproteobacteria bacterium genome, TAAAGTTGTGTCAGCCAATAATCCTGAAACGTTAAAAATTGTTGCTGATGTTTATGCGTCAATTGTAAAAGCTGGAATTTATTCTGCGCCCAATATCCGTGTTGCAGAGGCGGCAAAGGTTATAGAAAACACACAGCGTGATCTTAATATCGCACTTATGAATGAACTTGCCCTTATTTGTCATAAATTAGATATAGATACACAAGAAGTATTAAATGCAGCATCAACAAAATGGAATTTTCTAAAATTTACACCGGGTTTAGTTGGAGGTCATTGTATTGGGGTGGATCCTTATTATTTGACCCATCGTGCTGAACAAGTAAATTATCATCCAGAGGTTATTTTAGCAGGGCGTCGTATTAACGACAGCATGGGTCAATTTGTAGCCCATGAAGCAATAAGATTATTAAATAATAAAACCTGGTCCTCAAAGCCATTGGTCACAATTCTTGGATTAACTTTTAAAGAAAACGTGCCTGATATACGTAATACACGCGTTACAGATATCGTGCATGAATTAAAATCTTTTAACATTGATGTTCAAATTGCAGACCCTTTAGCAGATCCAAATTTTGTTTATGAAGAATATCAACTTAATTTAGTATCTTTCGACAAATTAAAACCTGCCTCTTGCGTTATTTTGGCGGTGCCCCATAAACAATATTGTGATCAAAATTGGAAATTATTTGATAAAATTTTATTAGACCAAGGTATAGTTATGGATATTAAATCAAGCCTTGATCCCCAACAATGTCCTAAAAATATTACATTATGGCGTCTTTAGAAATTTGATCAAAATTTGTAATGGGGTTAAATTGATAGGCCTTTTTCATAATATGGATATCATGAATTTTATTATAAAGTAATGACCAATCATCTTTTTTATCAATTGCTTCCCATATTTTTTCTATTTCCTCAATAACAAGAGAACAACATATAGAATTTTTAAAATAATCATGGGAATGTACATTTGTCTTAGTTAAAATATGATTATGCAATAAATTTTTAATATCCATAAAACTATCAGACTGGTAAAGATTACAAAATGGGCTTTTTACATAACGTTCATGACTACCATACCAATCAAAAAAGAATTGCTCAAAAGGCATTTTTGTTTGATTTAAAAAAGAAAAGGTTTTTTCAATCAAATCATTACTTTGTTGATTATTGAAATCTTTCCTTCCTAATCTTCTAAAAAATAGATACCGCCATGCTTGAACAAATAAAGGAGAAAAAGATATAAGAATATTCTCAAGCTCTTGTTGATTTGATAACGGTATAAATGTCTCTGCCAATCTTGCTAGATTCCAATAAACAGCTTCTGGTTGTCTTCCATAACTATAAAGTCCCGAATGATCAAAATATGCTGCAACAAAATCTGGATCAAAATAGGGTAGAAAACGATACGGTCCATAATCAAAACTTTCACCCATGATATTAATATTATCTGTATTTAAAACACCATGTACAAATCCAACAACCATCCATGATGCAGTTAATAAGGCACAATTTTCAACAATTTTTTGAAAAAGCTTTTTAGTTTGTTGCTCTAAATCTAAATCAAATAAATCTGGATAATAATATTTAGTAGTATATTGAATAAGTTTTTTAATATTTTCTGTTTCACCTAAATATGCAAACCGTTGAAAAGTACCAATTCTAATATGAGAATGACTTAAACGTACCAAGACACAAGATCTGGTTGGAGATGGTTCATCATTCCGATAAAGCTGTTCACCAGTTTCAATAATACTAAAAGTTTTTGATGTATAAACACCAAGAGCTTCTAACATTTCTGTGGCTAATAATTCTCTTACCCCACCTTTTAAAGTTAGTTTTCCATCCCCGTTCCTTGACCAGGGTGTTTGTCCACTTCCTTTTGTGCCTAAATCTAATATGCGGTTATTTTCAATGTCTTGAATTTGGGCATATAAAAAACCACGCCCATCACCAAGATCTGGATTATAATACCGAAATTGATGTCCATGATATCTTAAAGATAAAGGTTTATCCAAATTATTAGGTAAAGGTTCAAAATTTCCAAAATACTTACCCCATTCATAATCAGATAATTGCCCAAAACCTAATTTTTGTGACCAAAAAGAGTTCCGATAACGAAGTATATGTTGTGGGAAAATAGCCGCTTTAACCTCATCATAAAACTCTTCCCCTAATTCTGTATAAATAGGGAAAGGTTTATAGGCATCAGATAATCCCATAACAAATGATCCTCGCTGTTAGTATCATCCCTTATTATAGCACTAATCTAGTAAGTAGGAGAATTTTCCTTATCGTAAAATAATCTTTCTCACCTGCTTTTTTTATAAGCTTTTTTCCTGAATTAATATAACCTATCGTTTTACTGCCAACAATCCGGTTTTAAAGTAGTAGATATATGAGATTCAAGATATATTATTTTTAATGTATTTTTTTACTTTATTTAATTCCAAAATTCTTTATGATTTGTGTGCTTAAAAACAATATCACGTACATCAAATTCACTCCTTCCTTGTGGGTAATTCTATGAAAAGATTTGTTAGAATATTAGCTACGATAATATTGGTAGGATTCATTTCCTCTTGTACTTCAGACAATCCCATCTTGGAAACAGATACAAAAACCCTAACCCCGACCGAATTAGCCACAATTGTTAAAAAACGCTTTTTTCATGATCGCACGGATGTGTGTTTGGCAGTGGCGGTTATTGAGGGTGTAAAAACAACCCCAACCTTTTTCTGTGCAAATCCTTCTCATGATCGGGGCTACAATAAAAATACCGTTTTTGAAATAGGCTCGGTGACGAAAACAATGCAAGCAGCTTTATTGGCTGATTTTGTATTATCTAAGAAAGTTACCCTCAATGATCCGGTTATCAATCATTTGCCCGTAGGTTTTTCAGTGCCGACTTTTGCCGGAAAAGCTATCCAATTAATCCATCTGGCTACTCATACCAGCGGATTACCAAGTTTACCATCAGATTTTTTACCGACAAATCCTGATGATCCGTATGCGAATTTTTCGGAAGTCATTTTACGCAACTCCCTTAGAACCATTACGTTAAATCACGAACCAGGAACAGCGTGGAATTATTCCAACCTGGGTGCTATGCTTTTGTCGTTGTCGATTACTAATATCGGTGGCGAATCGCTTGATACTTTATTGCAAAAAAAATTATTTACTCCCTTAAAAATGAATAACGCCACCCTTTCAATTCGGCGCTCAAGAACAGAGGCCAAGGGCCATATTCCAGGAGGAAAAATTGTACCAGCTTGGAACTTTATGACTAGCCTTGCCGGGGTGGGCGGCGTACGCGCTTCATTACAAGATATGATCCAATATGCAAAAGGACAATTAGGTCAGATTATTTCCCCAATTACCCCAGCGTTGGAAAAAACACAAATTTTGGTTAGTTCTGCTGCCGAACATGGGGGGCCTCCAGATATGGGATTAGGCTGGATTATTATGTCACTTGATGGACATTCTTGGA is a window encoding:
- a CDS encoding nucleotide sugar dehydrogenase, which codes for PGATEEECLPILEKLSNLKAGIDFGIGYSPERINPGDRVHRLENIIKVVSANNPETLKIVADVYASIVKAGIYSAPNIRVAEAAKVIENTQRDLNIALMNELALICHKLDIDTQEVLNAASTKWNFLKFTPGLVGGHCIGVDPYYLTHRAEQVNYHPEVILAGRRINDSMGQFVAHEAIRLLNNKTWSSKPLVTILGLTFKENVPDIRNTRVTDIVHELKSFNIDVQIADPLADPNFVYEEYQLNLVSFDKLKPASCVILAVPHKQYCDQNWKLFDKILLDQGIVMDIKSSLDPQQCPKNITLWRL
- a CDS encoding YdiU family protein, producing the protein MGLSDAYKPFPIYTELGEEFYDEVKAAIFPQHILRYRNSFWSQKLGFGQLSDYEWGKYFGNFEPLPNNLDKPLSLRYHGHQFRYYNPDLGDGRGFLYAQIQDIENNRILDLGTKGSGQTPWSRNGDGKLTLKGGVRELLATEMLEALGVYTSKTFSIIETGEQLYRNDEPSPTRSCVLVRLSHSHIRIGTFQRFAYLGETENIKKLIQYTTKYYYPDLFDLDLEQQTKKLFQKIVENCALLTASWMVVGFVHGVLNTDNINIMGESFDYGPYRFLPYFDPDFVAAYFDHSGLYSYGRQPEAVYWNLARLAETFIPLSNQQELENILISFSPLFVQAWRYLFFRRLGRKDFNNQQSNDLIEKTFSFLNQTKMPFEQFFFDWYGSHERYVKSPFCNLYQSDSFMDIKNLLHNHILTKTNVHSHDYFKNSICCSLVIEEIEKIWEAIDKKDDWSLLYNKIHDIHIMKKAYQFNPITNFDQISKDAIM
- a CDS encoding beta-lactamase family protein, producing MKRFVRILATIILVGFISSCTSDNPILETDTKTLTPTELATIVKKRFFHDRTDVCLAVAVIEGVKTTPTFFCANPSHDRGYNKNTVFEIGSVTKTMQAALLADFVLSKKVTLNDPVINHLPVGFSVPTFAGKAIQLIHLATHTSGLPSLPSDFLPTNPDDPYANFSEVILRNSLRTITLNHEPGTAWNYSNLGAMLLSLSITNIGGESLDTLLQKKLFTPLKMNNATLSIRRSRTEAKGHIPGGKIVPAWNFMTSLAGVGGVRASLQDMIQYAKGQLGQIISPITPALEKTQILVSSAAEHGGPPDMGLGWIIMSLDGHSWIAHEGGTGGFSSFIAINRADQRAVIILADTTFGNFGGLGSLGLHLMDKNQPLETPRLVTTPKKKLLSALQGSYVVDGVNVQLSYKNKQLYFQAAGESKIALGYDSKGDFYPLNIDALLTPKITPKGYTFIWTQDGVAVEAVRITPP